A genomic stretch from Actinomadura rubteroloni includes:
- a CDS encoding WhiB family transcriptional regulator, whose product MSTPSTEEHWSDHAICRGADPDLFFPIGYSASILKEQERAAKRVCGNCPVTSECLTWALRVGEPDGIWGGTTPEERRRLRRNAEAPARRRLPVIMVRGDVPVGADAA is encoded by the coding sequence ATGTCGACACCGAGCACCGAAGAACACTGGAGCGACCACGCCATCTGCCGTGGCGCCGATCCCGACCTCTTCTTCCCGATCGGGTACTCGGCGTCCATCCTGAAGGAACAGGAGCGGGCGGCGAAGCGGGTCTGCGGAAACTGCCCCGTGACCAGCGAGTGCCTGACCTGGGCGCTGCGCGTCGGCGAGCCGGACGGCATCTGGGGCGGCACGACGCCCGAGGAGCGCCGCCGGCTGCGCCGCAACGCCGAGGCGCCCGCCCGCCGGCGGCTGCCGGTCATCATGGTCCGGGGCGACGTCCCGGTCGGCGCCGACGCCGCCTGA
- a CDS encoding rhomboid family intramembrane serine protease, with the protein MSHPVPDQRPSAGLATQGARAASAAVLVLAVTAVMWLLEIVDVATDNSLDRYGIQPRDVADLPDIFTAPFLHGGFDHLTGNTVPFVVLGFLAAWRGIAKFLGMSLIVIVTGGLGVWFTGSANTLGSSILIFGFFGYLLGRGVFERRITDIVIAVAVVAFYGTLVFGVLPSDPRVSWQGHLFGLIGGVAAAWALRRSAHA; encoded by the coding sequence ATGAGCCACCCGGTCCCCGACCAGCGCCCGTCCGCCGGGCTCGCGACGCAGGGCGCGCGGGCCGCGTCGGCGGCGGTGCTCGTCCTCGCCGTCACCGCCGTGATGTGGCTGCTGGAGATCGTCGACGTCGCCACGGACAACTCACTGGACCGCTACGGCATCCAGCCCCGCGACGTCGCCGATCTTCCCGACATCTTCACCGCGCCGTTCCTGCACGGCGGCTTCGACCACCTGACGGGCAACACCGTCCCGTTCGTCGTGCTCGGCTTCCTCGCGGCCTGGCGCGGGATCGCCAAGTTCCTCGGGATGTCGCTGATCGTCATCGTGACCGGCGGGCTCGGCGTGTGGTTCACCGGCTCGGCGAACACGCTCGGCTCCAGCATCCTGATCTTCGGGTTCTTCGGGTACCTGCTCGGCCGGGGCGTGTTCGAGCGCCGCATCACCGACATCGTCATCGCGGTCGCCGTCGTCGCGTTCTACGGGACGCTCGTGTTCGGCGTCCTGCCGAGCGACCCGCGCGTGTCCTGGCAGGGGCACCTGTTCGGGCTGATCGGCGGCGTGGCCGCCGCGTGGGCGCTCCGCCGCAGCGCCCACGCCTGA
- a CDS encoding SDR family oxidoreductase, translating into MGTYLITGATGGIGTAVAGLLRDKGHDLILSGRSPERLADLAETLRKGAHARTQAFHVGSGGAPAAGPGITTLPLDLTEPRRLEARLVAAGPPGRLDGLIHAAGVVHLGTVGELEADDWLDHVTVNLVSAAELTRLLLPALRAASGDIVFVNSTAGLRANPGWSAYAASKAGLRSLADALRAEEADVRVTTVFPGRTASRMQESVRAQEGRSYDPSDYASAETVAKVLVSALEAPRDAVVAEVSVRPH; encoded by the coding sequence ATGGGCACGTATCTGATCACCGGGGCGACCGGCGGCATCGGCACCGCCGTCGCGGGGCTGCTGCGCGACAAGGGGCACGACCTCATTCTCAGCGGACGCTCGCCGGAGCGTCTGGCCGACCTGGCCGAGACGCTGCGCAAGGGCGCGCACGCGCGCACGCAGGCGTTCCACGTCGGGTCCGGGGGCGCGCCGGCCGCCGGGCCGGGGATCACGACGCTCCCGCTCGACCTCACCGAGCCGCGCCGGCTGGAGGCCCGGCTCGTCGCCGCCGGGCCGCCCGGACGGCTGGACGGGCTGATCCACGCCGCCGGGGTCGTCCACCTCGGCACGGTCGGGGAGCTGGAGGCCGACGACTGGCTCGACCACGTGACCGTCAATCTCGTCTCGGCGGCGGAGCTGACGCGGCTGCTGCTGCCCGCGCTGCGCGCCGCGTCCGGGGACATCGTGTTCGTCAACTCGACGGCGGGCCTGCGCGCCAACCCGGGCTGGTCGGCGTACGCGGCGAGCAAGGCCGGGCTGCGGTCGCTGGCGGACGCCCTGCGCGCCGAGGAGGCGGACGTGCGCGTCACCACCGTCTTCCCCGGACGCACCGCGTCGCGGATGCAGGAGAGCGTCCGCGCCCAGGAGGGACGTTCGTACGACCCGAGCGACTACGCGTCCGCCGAGACGGTCGCCAAGGTGCTCGTGAGCGCGCTGGAGGCGCCGCGCGACGCCGTGGTGGCCGAGGTGTCGGTCCGGCCGCACTGA
- a CDS encoding GTP-binding protein, with protein MPSDPVSAKIVVSGGFGVGKTTFVGALSEIAPLTTEAALTEVSRGVDDTSAVAAKSTTTVAFDFGRVTLDGNIVLYLFGTPGQERFTFLWDDLVDGTLGAVVLVDTRRIDDAYPALDYFESAGIPLAIGVNQFPDGERYALEEVREALGIGAGVPLVPCDARDRTAVKGVVLALLDLVIEGA; from the coding sequence GTGCCCTCTGATCCCGTCTCCGCGAAGATCGTCGTGTCCGGCGGCTTCGGGGTCGGCAAGACGACGTTCGTCGGCGCGCTGTCGGAGATCGCGCCGCTGACGACCGAGGCGGCGCTCACCGAGGTCTCGCGGGGCGTGGATGACACGTCCGCCGTCGCCGCCAAGTCCACCACGACGGTCGCGTTCGACTTCGGGCGCGTCACGCTCGACGGCAACATCGTCCTCTACCTGTTCGGCACGCCCGGCCAGGAGCGCTTCACGTTCCTGTGGGACGACCTGGTGGACGGCACGCTCGGCGCCGTCGTCCTCGTCGACACCCGCCGGATCGACGACGCCTACCCCGCGCTCGACTACTTCGAGTCCGCCGGGATCCCGCTCGCGATCGGCGTCAACCAGTTCCCCGACGGCGAGCGGTACGCGCTGGAGGAGGTCCGCGAGGCGCTCGGCATCGGGGCCGGGGTGCCGCTCGTGCCGTGCGACGCCCGGGACAGGACGGCCGTGAAAGGCGTCGTCCTCGCTTTGCTCGACCTCGTCATCGAGGGCGCCTGA
- a CDS encoding DUF742 domain-containing protein, whose protein sequence is MNDDPDPILRPFIVTGGRTHPVDQRLRVETLVSAAPAALAAPLGFERRRIVELCRLPVSVAEIARGVGVPVGVARVLVADLLAERLVIVHANITDAPNVTRELLERIRDGVRAL, encoded by the coding sequence GTGAACGACGACCCGGACCCGATCCTGCGGCCGTTCATCGTCACCGGCGGCCGCACGCATCCGGTGGACCAGCGGCTCCGGGTGGAGACGCTGGTCAGCGCGGCGCCCGCGGCCCTGGCCGCGCCGCTCGGGTTCGAGCGGCGGCGGATCGTGGAGCTGTGCCGCCTGCCGGTGTCGGTCGCCGAGATCGCGCGCGGCGTCGGGGTGCCGGTCGGGGTCGCGCGGGTGCTGGTCGCCGACCTGCTCGCCGAACGGCTGGTGATCGTGCACGCCAACATCACCGACGCGCCGAACGTGACACGTGAACTGCTGGAACGCATCCGGGACGGTGTCCGTGCCCTCTGA
- a CDS encoding roadblock/LC7 domain-containing protein, with translation MTVARTDDVTWLLDDFVRGTDGVAEAVAVSSDGLLMARSAHTRADRESAEHLAAIVAGVTSLARGAAHRYDFEGLRLVMIEMNRGFLLMSVISDGSCLGVVASDGADLGLVGHQMALLCDRFGALLTPQLVSELKLQVLR, from the coding sequence ATGACCGTTGCCCGCACCGACGACGTCACCTGGCTGCTGGACGACTTCGTGCGCGGCACCGACGGCGTCGCCGAGGCCGTCGCGGTGTCGTCGGACGGCCTGCTGATGGCCCGCTCGGCGCACACGCGCGCCGACCGGGAGTCGGCCGAGCACCTGGCCGCCATCGTCGCCGGCGTGACGAGCCTCGCGCGCGGCGCGGCCCACCGGTACGACTTCGAGGGCCTGCGCCTGGTCATGATCGAGATGAACCGGGGCTTCCTGCTGATGTCGGTGATCTCCGACGGGAGCTGCCTCGGCGTGGTCGCGTCCGACGGCGCCGACCTCGGGCTCGTCGGCCACCAGATGGCGCTGCTGTGCGACCGGTTCGGAGCGCTCCTCACCCCGCAGCTCGTGTCGGAGCTGAAACTCCAGGTCCTGCGGTGA
- a CDS encoding sensor histidine kinase — MNPRHRAAPARARTGGTRGSIRTRMAVILAVPTAALVALVLAATLAQVSAAGRAATVADDVELALAAQELIHAVQRERGLTSGLMGGATDYRPRVTAQRAASDRARTALDRLLARRDVRVVRDGLAGFDGLGELRGSVDAGHASRTAVLDRYTAGIARLNTALRGLATSDDPQLARGLDALRTLGDAKEAMALERGHLNGVFAVGRFTVADYRRFTEVRARKLDALERFRTVATPVRRDALDAALRTRAAGTAAALEERALQGAGGRRLGVSPPQWWAAMTTVVDDLRAVQLGVGADVRHRAADLRAAARLRQAAYGGGALLVLVVAVLLWLYTARSIVRPLRTLAAEARDVAERTLPAAVAAVQSGERAGSVEPSRLLTRRDEFAEVAGALDAVRRTAVELASEQAVLRRNSAESLANLGHRNQNLVRRQLGFITTLERDETDPGALANLFELDHLATRMRRNAESLLVLAGRHAPRRWSGPIPVGDVLRSAFAEVEEYRRVTLRRMDDARLAGTAAAEVAHLLAELVENALTFSPPDREVEVQARLADGEYHIAIVDQGVGMDPEALAAANERLRGEGGHLVESARRLGHHVVGRLAGRLGVRVWLHDSPLTGVTARVVLPASLLVEEKAPEPVPEPVPAGAPPERPVVAPVTTTRNGLVKRSPAAPRRPVRPARTAPPRDPAEVRSVLETFRSGVHRARSADPDNEETSP, encoded by the coding sequence GTGAACCCACGGCACCGCGCCGCACCGGCGCGCGCCCGGACCGGCGGCACGCGCGGGAGCATCAGAACGCGCATGGCGGTGATCCTCGCCGTGCCGACGGCGGCGCTCGTCGCGCTCGTCCTCGCCGCGACGCTCGCCCAGGTGAGCGCGGCGGGCCGCGCGGCGACCGTCGCCGACGACGTCGAACTGGCGCTCGCCGCGCAGGAACTCATCCACGCCGTGCAGCGCGAACGCGGCCTCACCAGCGGGCTCATGGGCGGCGCGACCGACTACCGGCCGCGCGTGACCGCCCAGCGCGCGGCGTCCGACCGGGCGAGGACGGCGCTGGACCGGCTGCTGGCGCGGCGCGACGTGCGGGTCGTCCGCGACGGCCTGGCGGGCTTCGACGGCCTCGGCGAGCTGCGCGGCTCCGTGGACGCCGGACACGCGTCCCGCACGGCCGTTCTGGACCGTTACACGGCCGGGATCGCGCGGCTGAACACGGCGCTGCGCGGGCTGGCCACGTCCGACGATCCACAGCTCGCGCGCGGCCTTGACGCGCTCCGGACGCTCGGCGACGCGAAAGAGGCCATGGCGCTCGAACGCGGCCATCTCAACGGCGTGTTCGCGGTCGGACGGTTCACCGTCGCCGACTACCGGCGGTTCACCGAGGTCCGCGCCCGCAAGCTGGACGCGCTGGAGCGCTTCCGCACCGTCGCGACGCCCGTCCGCCGCGACGCGCTCGACGCCGCGCTGCGCACCCGGGCCGCGGGCACCGCCGCCGCGCTGGAGGAACGCGCGCTCCAGGGCGCGGGCGGACGCCGGCTGGGCGTCTCGCCGCCGCAGTGGTGGGCGGCCATGACGACCGTGGTGGACGACCTGCGCGCCGTCCAGCTCGGCGTCGGCGCCGACGTCCGGCACCGCGCCGCCGACCTGCGCGCCGCCGCCCGGCTCCGGCAGGCCGCGTACGGCGGGGGCGCGCTGCTCGTGCTGGTCGTCGCGGTCCTGCTGTGGCTCTACACGGCGCGGTCGATCGTCCGGCCGCTGCGCACGCTGGCCGCCGAGGCGCGCGACGTCGCCGAGCGGACGCTGCCCGCCGCCGTCGCCGCCGTCCAGTCCGGGGAGCGCGCGGGCTCCGTCGAGCCGTCCCGGCTGCTGACCCGCCGGGACGAGTTCGCCGAGGTCGCGGGGGCGCTGGACGCCGTCCGCCGGACCGCCGTCGAGCTGGCGTCCGAGCAGGCGGTGCTGCGCCGCAACTCCGCCGAGTCGCTCGCCAACCTCGGCCACCGCAACCAGAACCTCGTGCGCCGCCAGCTCGGCTTCATCACGACGCTCGAACGCGACGAGACCGATCCCGGCGCGCTGGCGAACCTCTTCGAGCTGGACCACCTCGCCACCCGCATGCGCCGCAACGCCGAGAGCCTGCTCGTGCTCGCCGGACGGCACGCGCCCCGGCGCTGGTCCGGCCCGATCCCGGTCGGGGACGTCCTGCGCTCGGCGTTCGCGGAGGTCGAGGAGTACCGCCGCGTCACGCTCCGCCGGATGGACGACGCGCGGCTCGCGGGCACGGCGGCGGCCGAGGTCGCCCACCTGCTGGCGGAGCTGGTGGAGAACGCCCTGACGTTCTCGCCGCCGGACCGGGAGGTCGAGGTCCAGGCGCGGCTGGCCGACGGCGAGTACCACATCGCGATCGTAGACCAGGGCGTCGGCATGGACCCCGAGGCCCTCGCGGCGGCCAACGAGCGGCTGCGCGGCGAGGGCGGCCACCTGGTCGAATCGGCGCGGCGGCTCGGCCACCACGTCGTCGGACGGCTGGCCGGACGGCTCGGTGTCCGCGTGTGGCTGCACGATTCGCCGCTGACCGGGGTAACGGCGCGGGTGGTGCTGCCGGCGTCGCTGCTGGTCGAGGAGAAGGCCCCCGAGCCCGTGCCCGAGCCCGTCCCGGCCGGGGCGCCGCCGGAACGGCCGGTCGTCGCGCCGGTCACGACCACGCGCAACGGCCTGGTGAAACGCAGCCCGGCGGCGCCGCGCCGTCCCGTCCGCCCGGCCCGGACGGCGCCGCCCCGCGACCCGGCGGAGGTCCGCTCGGTGCTGGAGACGTTCCGCTCCGGCGTCCACCGCGCCCGGTCCGCCGACCCCGACAACGAGGAGACCTCCCCATGA
- a CDS encoding pentapeptide repeat-containing protein, translated as MPEPPGLNSAERRLWSAFPAGSTVVVGGDLPTGPHPDRIVRAEIIARLLLGGRETRPGFVPAVRLRGAYIVGRLDLSGGTIEHELRLERCRLVEAPDLSNAQTRQLRFNGCRMPGFDGGGLRADGYLSLSDTQIDGTLSLTRAQLTGGLRLNATSVTAPSEDRWAVFAGGLVVDVGCFAREAVFTGGVRLTGARMNGGLFMEGAKLINPGRIALDAQSMVVEDTAEFSQGFSALGTVRIRNARFTGIVSFSRAFLDSGDPVRMALHASHMTADELLLWPEERIKGRVSLSYSRISLVMDHPDIWPDELYLNGLVYETLRGGEFKDRLSWVSRDPEFHLQPFEQLATWYHSVGHDDLARKVQLAKLRARRRSLNPVGKGWNTLLDWTVGYGYRPWLAFAWFGVLLVAGTVVFSLDRPTPIKQPAEVPRFHALVYSLDLLIPIDTFGQQQAFDPSGWSRWVAYGLVAAGWVLATALIAGVTRVLRPN; from the coding sequence GTGCCCGAACCCCCCGGACTGAACTCGGCCGAACGGCGGCTCTGGTCGGCGTTCCCCGCCGGCTCGACCGTCGTCGTCGGCGGCGACCTGCCCACCGGACCGCACCCCGACCGGATCGTCCGCGCCGAGATCATCGCGCGGCTGCTGCTCGGCGGACGGGAGACGCGGCCCGGGTTCGTCCCGGCCGTCCGGCTGCGCGGCGCGTACATCGTCGGACGGCTCGACCTGTCCGGCGGGACGATCGAGCACGAGCTGCGGCTGGAGCGGTGCCGTCTCGTGGAGGCGCCCGACCTGTCCAACGCGCAGACGCGGCAACTGCGGTTCAACGGGTGCAGGATGCCCGGGTTCGACGGCGGCGGGCTGCGCGCGGACGGCTATCTCAGCCTGTCCGACACGCAGATCGACGGCACGCTGAGCCTCACGCGCGCACAGCTCACCGGCGGGCTGCGGCTGAACGCCACGTCCGTCACAGCGCCGTCGGAGGACCGCTGGGCCGTGTTCGCGGGCGGTCTCGTCGTGGACGTCGGCTGTTTCGCCCGGGAGGCCGTCTTCACCGGCGGCGTCCGGCTCACCGGCGCGCGGATGAACGGCGGGCTCTTCATGGAGGGCGCGAAGCTCATCAACCCGGGACGTATCGCCCTCGACGCGCAGAGCATGGTCGTGGAGGACACCGCCGAGTTCAGCCAGGGATTCTCCGCGCTCGGGACGGTCCGGATCCGCAATGCCCGGTTCACCGGGATCGTCTCGTTCTCGCGGGCCTTCCTGGACTCCGGCGACCCCGTCCGGATGGCGCTGCACGCCAGCCACATGACCGCCGACGAGCTGCTGCTCTGGCCGGAGGAGCGGATCAAGGGACGCGTCTCGCTGTCCTACTCCCGCATCTCCCTGGTCATGGACCATCCGGACATCTGGCCGGACGAGCTGTACCTCAACGGCCTGGTCTACGAGACGCTGCGCGGCGGCGAGTTCAAGGACCGGCTGAGCTGGGTCAGCCGCGACCCCGAGTTCCACCTCCAGCCGTTCGAGCAGCTCGCCACCTGGTACCACAGCGTCGGCCACGACGACCTGGCGCGGAAGGTGCAGCTCGCGAAGCTGCGGGCGCGGCGCCGCTCGCTCAACCCGGTCGGCAAGGGGTGGAACACGCTGCTGGACTGGACGGTCGGCTACGGCTACCGCCCGTGGCTGGCGTTCGCGTGGTTCGGCGTCCTGCTCGTCGCGGGGACGGTCGTGTTCTCCCTCGACCGTCCGACGCCCATCAAGCAACCGGCCGAGGTCCCCCGTTTCCACGCTCTCGTCTACAGCCTGGACCTGCTCATACCGATCGACACGTTCGGGCAGCAACAGGCGTTCGACCCGTCCGGGTGGTCCCGCTGGGTCGCGTACGGGCTCGTCGCGGCGGGCTGGGTCCTCGCGACGGCTCTGATCGCCGGCGTGACCCGCGTCCTGCGCCCGAACTAG
- a CDS encoding sporulation protein — MVFKRLRQAMGVGGPSIETVLHDPNTQPGGVVTGEITIIGGEYESDIIGVNLALRTKVEVETSDSEYNANLTYNQIPVAGAFRLNPGARYGIPVQFPVPWEAPLTHMYGHPLHGMTVGLSTELEVKGALDPGDLDPIAIHPLPAQERILAAFSNLGFHFRNADCEKGRIHGVHQELPFYQEIEFHPPHQYNGITQLEVTFVANPHSMEVVLELDKRGGLFTEGHDSFSRFTVDYATVDQTSWEHELDGYLQHAGRRRGFF; from the coding sequence GTGGTCTTCAAGCGGCTGAGGCAGGCGATGGGCGTGGGCGGCCCGTCCATCGAGACCGTCCTGCACGACCCGAACACGCAGCCGGGCGGTGTCGTCACCGGTGAGATCACCATCATCGGCGGCGAGTACGAGTCCGACATCATCGGCGTGAACCTCGCGCTGCGCACCAAGGTCGAGGTGGAGACCAGCGACAGCGAGTACAACGCGAACCTCACCTACAACCAGATCCCGGTGGCCGGGGCGTTCCGGCTGAACCCGGGCGCGCGGTACGGGATCCCGGTGCAGTTCCCCGTCCCGTGGGAGGCGCCGCTGACCCACATGTACGGGCACCCGCTGCACGGCATGACCGTCGGCCTGTCGACGGAGCTGGAGGTCAAGGGCGCGCTGGACCCGGGCGACCTCGACCCGATCGCGATCCACCCGCTGCCCGCGCAGGAGCGCATCCTCGCGGCGTTCTCCAACCTCGGCTTCCACTTCCGGAACGCCGACTGCGAGAAGGGACGCATTCACGGCGTCCACCAGGAACTCCCCTTCTACCAGGAGATCGAGTTCCACCCGCCGCACCAGTACAACGGCATCACCCAGCTTGAGGTGACGTTCGTGGCGAACCCCCACTCGATGGAGGTCGTCCTCGAGCTGGACAAGCGCGGCGGCCTGTTCACCGAGGGCCACGACTCGTTCAGCCGCTTCACCGTGGACTACGCGACGGTCGACCAGACCTCCTGGGAGCACGAGCTGGACGGCTACCTCCAGCACGCCGGCCGCCGCCGCGGCTTCTTCTGA
- a CDS encoding DMT family transporter, with protein MAWLLVIIAGLFEVAMALSLKASRGFTALGPSLSFLFFSVLSFGLLSLALKRLDIGTAYAVWVGVGAVGTSALGMAVLHDQVSPLKIAALALIVVGVVGLNLAGGGH; from the coding sequence ATGGCGTGGCTCCTCGTGATCATCGCGGGCCTGTTCGAGGTCGCGATGGCCCTTTCCCTCAAGGCCAGCCGCGGGTTCACCGCGCTCGGCCCGTCGCTGTCGTTCCTGTTCTTCTCGGTCCTGAGCTTCGGCCTGCTCAGCCTCGCGCTGAAGCGGCTCGACATCGGCACCGCCTACGCCGTGTGGGTCGGCGTGGGCGCGGTCGGCACGTCCGCGCTCGGAATGGCCGTCCTGCACGACCAGGTGTCGCCGCTCAAGATCGCCGCACTCGCGCTGATCGTCGTCGGCGTCGTCGGCCTGAACCTGGCCGGGGGCGGTCACTGA
- a CDS encoding UDP-glucose dehydrogenase family protein, producing MSPIDSPRLTVIGTGYLGATHAICMAVLGYDVLGVDVDEEKIAKLQSGETPIFEPGLPELLTKALESGRLRFTTSYTEAARFGDVHFICVGTPQQAGSDAADVSYVDAAVRSLAPHLDRRALVVGRSTVPVGTAERLTGVLRELAPAGSGVELAWNPEFLREGFAVDDTLHPDRLVFGVQSDWAEERLRAAFRPVLEYGAPVVRTDLATAELVKVAANSFLATKISYINAMAEVCEAVGADVKDLADALALDDRIGGRFLKPGLGFGGGCLPKDIRAFAHRAEEIGVGQATSFLREVDKINQRRRARTVDLVGELLGGRIAGARVAAWGAAFKPNSDDIRDAPALEVARTLHGLGADVRVYDPAALGNARRAFPELSYGDSALDVARGADVVVLLTEWTEFREVDPEALGAVVDHRRIVDGRHVLNAGRWRAADWEYRALGRP from the coding sequence ATGAGCCCCATCGACTCCCCGCGCCTCACCGTCATCGGCACGGGCTACCTCGGTGCCACGCACGCCATCTGCATGGCCGTGCTCGGCTACGACGTGCTCGGCGTCGACGTGGACGAGGAGAAGATCGCCAAACTCCAGTCCGGCGAGACGCCCATCTTCGAGCCCGGCCTGCCCGAACTGCTCACCAAGGCGCTGGAATCGGGACGGCTGCGCTTCACCACGTCCTATACCGAGGCCGCTCGGTTCGGGGACGTCCACTTCATCTGCGTCGGAACCCCGCAGCAGGCCGGATCCGACGCCGCCGACGTCTCCTACGTGGACGCCGCCGTCCGCAGCCTCGCCCCGCACCTGGACCGCCGCGCGCTCGTCGTCGGCCGCTCCACCGTCCCGGTCGGCACCGCCGAGCGGCTGACCGGCGTGCTGCGCGAGCTGGCGCCCGCCGGGTCCGGCGTCGAACTCGCCTGGAACCCCGAGTTCCTGCGCGAGGGCTTCGCCGTGGACGACACCCTGCACCCCGACCGGCTCGTGTTCGGCGTCCAGTCCGACTGGGCGGAGGAGCGGCTGCGGGCGGCGTTCCGGCCCGTCCTGGAGTACGGGGCGCCGGTCGTCCGGACCGACCTCGCGACCGCCGAGCTGGTCAAGGTCGCCGCGAACTCCTTCCTGGCCACCAAGATCTCCTACATCAACGCGATGGCCGAGGTCTGCGAGGCCGTCGGCGCGGACGTCAAGGACCTCGCCGACGCCCTCGCCCTGGACGACCGCATCGGCGGGCGCTTCCTCAAACCAGGTCTCGGCTTCGGCGGCGGCTGCCTGCCCAAGGACATCCGCGCGTTCGCGCACCGCGCCGAGGAGATCGGCGTCGGCCAGGCCACGTCGTTCCTCCGCGAGGTCGACAAGATCAACCAGCGGCGGCGGGCCCGGACGGTCGACCTCGTCGGCGAACTGCTCGGCGGCCGGATCGCGGGCGCCCGCGTCGCGGCCTGGGGCGCGGCGTTCAAGCCGAACTCCGACGACATCCGCGACGCCCCCGCGCTGGAGGTCGCCCGCACGCTGCACGGCCTCGGCGCGGACGTCCGCGTCTACGACCCGGCCGCGCTCGGCAACGCCCGCCGCGCCTTCCCCGAGCTGTCCTACGGCGACTCGGCGCTGGACGTGGCGCGCGGCGCGGACGTCGTCGTGCTGCTCACCGAGTGGACCGAGTTCCGCGAGGTCGACCCGGAGGCGCTCGGCGCCGTCGTCGACCACCGCCGCATCGTGGACGGCCGGCACGTCCTCAACGCCGGACGCTGGCGGGCCGCCGACTGGGAGTACCGGGCGCTCGGCCGCCCCTGA